The following are encoded together in the Strongyloides ratti genome assembly S_ratti_ED321, chromosome : 2 genome:
- a CDS encoding Transcription elongation factor SPT5: MRIVFLKLTLLTNNINMAYSSDESTDDEKKQKRELISDDSDDDDEVVKKRKKTKDKSKKRSANESKKSKKKSKKAKLEVEDISSSEEVVSNIDEDEEIEDDEEEHDRKRNTNPFINDDVSESEGDEMDYLSEDEEVDDVENLRQLEEEAYRTRNDRPSDLYKNMSEKEMTKYFETRYAGAARDDDDNVDDDSDLKFLKKNRIARTDADASLFIIKTRMGEEKHVATQLFRKYCSEKNQGLNPQICSIITKESLKSIIYIEAFQKSSVMNFVKGVNGILQSTQFNKVPNDEYFDTIAIKKENAKLVPGNFVRFKKTLYREDLAEVIDNDEEDGRVLLRLLPRIDLTKPRGAMRDTMTSEQMAEKSKKRFTRIPKAPFNIEKIRKIGGDVAKEGDMYIFESNRYRKGFLYKWFNIDNVYTEGVKPTADEINLFKVSESMNENDGFKRQRIEHLFMKYEVGEKIEVHEGELKSCRGVIIEVKDKIAVIKPLNLGKFNNQTVEVTTDKISKYFEIGDHIKVDNGRNAGDTGTVVKYDGKEVIFLSDLTKDEVKVLPNDCTISIEVSVGVDSYGKYSYLDFVQIDGKTAGVIIRINRESLEILTQMNTIVTKSPAQLMGKINNKTAKSMDLAKNELQCNDQVTIVDGPFAQKKQFEETVVGTIKFIFKSFLFVQNTKRKEHAGFFVVRQRNVLRYGAKMPEQNAERLNFDDISKLKTGVLGATDSNKRDDIFKIPNLPGNNQTRTSFNSSSGKSGFNNHNKNSFNGFGDKQQKPGKDPLFGKQIRINKGPYKGYYGVVKDINGNIARVELHTTCRTINVDKSRCILVDNNPIPVQETSGSTYRNDYKSTGDDEGLIENENDKYVPSKTPMYGAKTPMYGSQTPNPFASDSDIWNPLNSPRHHTMNSEEDYNSFSYNDDLNIASVAPQTPGAFMNAGTPYGGVPMTPGIGIDAMTPMNRSGQQNNYDDMIKSGCWIILDSYVKVKGGYGSNDRIGVVCGFDETGCKISFEDANKHETIEFVDYDMIQPVEPKKQDKCVIIFGDLLKEKGVVDDITDKEKALIRLQRTGRLHLEYLKNICKLV; the protein is encoded by the exons ATGAGAATAGT atttttaaaattaaccttactaacaaataatattaatatggCATATAGTAGTGATGAAAGTACAGATGATGAGAAGAAACAG aaaagaGAACTTATTTCAGATGATTCTGACGATGATGATGAAGTTGTTAAAAAGCGAAAGAAAACAAAAGATAAATCA aaaaaaagaagtgcaaatgaaagtaaaaagtcaaagaaaaaaagtaaaaaggCAAAGTTAGAGGTAGAAGATATTTCATCTTCTGAAGAAGTAGTAAGTAATATTGATGAAGACGAAGAAATAGAAGATGATGAAGAAGAACATGACAGAAAAAGAAATACTAATCCATTTATAAATGATGATGTTTCTGAATCAGAAGGTGATGAAATGGATTATCTATCTGAGGATGAGGAAGTTGATGATGTTGAAAATCTTCGTCAATTAGAAGAAGAGGCATATAGAACTAGAAATGATAGACCTTCAgatctttataaaaatatgtccGAAAAAGAAAtgacaaaatattttgaaactAGATATGCTGGAGCAGCTCGTGACGACGACGACAATGTTGATGATGATTcagatttaaaatttcttaaaaaaaatagaattgCTAGAACAGATGCTGATGCtagtttatttattatcaaaacaaGAATGGGTGAAGAGAAACATGTTGCTACACAATTGtttagaaaatattgttCAGAAAAAAATCAAGGTTTAAATCCTCAGATTTGTTCAATTATTACTAAAGAATCTCTTAAatcaataatttatattgaaGCCTTTCAAAAGTCGTCCGTAATGAATTTTGTCAAAGGGGTAAATGGAATATTACAAAGTACCCAATTTAATAAGGTTCCAAATGATGAGTATTTTGATACAATTgctataaaaaaagaaaacgcAAAATTAGTACCTGGTAATTTTgttagatttaaaaaaacgcTTTACAGAGAGGATCTTGCCGAAGTTATTGATAATGATGAAGAAGATGGTCGTGTTTTATTGAGATTGTTACCAAGAATTGATTTGACTAAACCTAGAGGTGCTATGAGAGATACAATGACATCAGAACAAATGGctgaaaaatcaaaaaaaagatttacaAGAATACCTAAAGCACCATTTAACatagaaaaaattagaaaaattggAGGTGATGTAGCTAAAGAGGGtgatatgtatatatttgaaTCTAATCGTTACAGAAAAggatttttgtataaatggTTTAATATAGATAATGTTTATACTGAAGGAGTTAAACCAACAGCtgatgaaataaatttatttaaagtttctGAAAGTATGAATGAAAACGATGGATTTAAAAGGCAAAGAATAGAACACTTATTTATGAAATATGAAGTTGGAGAAAAAATTGAAGTTCATGAAGGTGAATTAAAAAGTTGTCGTGGTGTTATTATTGAagtaaaagataaaatagcAGTTATTAAACCTTTAAATCTtggtaaatttaataatcaaaCTGTTGAAGTTACAACTGATAAAATAAGTAAGTATTTTGAAATTGGAGATCATATTAAAGTTGACAATGGAAGAAATGCTGGTGACACTGGTACTGTTGTTAAATATGATGGAAAAGAAGTCATTTTTCTTTCGGATTTAACTAAAGATGAAGTTAAAGTTTTACCAAATGATTGTACAATTTCTATTGAGGTATCTGTTGGTGTTGATTCATATGGAAAATATTCGTATCTTGATTTTGTACAAATTGATGGAAAAACGGCTGGCGTCATTATTAGAATTAATAGGGAAAGTCTTGAAATTCTTACACAAATGAATACAATTGTTACAAAATCACCAGCTCAATTAATGggaaaaattaacaataaaacgGCAAAATCTATGGATTTAGCTAAAAATGAACTTCAATGTAATGATCAGGTTACAATTGTTGATGGTCCATTTGCCCAGAAAAAACAATTTGAAGAAACTGTTGTAGGAACaattaagtttatttttaaatcatttttatttgtacaAAATACAAAAAGAAAAGAGCATGCTGGTTTTTTTGTCGTCCGACAAAGAAACGTCCTTAGATATGGTGCTAAGATGCCTGAACAAAATGCTGAAAGATTAAACTTTGATGatatttctaaattaaaaacagGTGTTTTAGGTGCTACTGATAGTAATAAACGtgatgatatttttaaaatacctAATTTACCAGGAAATAATCAAACAAGAACTTCTTTTAATTCTTCTAGTGGAAAGAGTGGATTTAATAATcacaataaaaattcatttaatggATTTGGTGATAAGCAACAAAAACCCGGAAAGGATCCATTATTTGGAAAACAAATAAGAATTAACAAAGGTCCTTATAAAGGTTATTATGGTGttgttaaagatataaacGGAAATATTGCGAGAGTTGAGTTACATACAACTTGTAGAACTATTAATGTCGACAAAAGTAGATGTATTCTTGTTGATAATAATCCAATTCCAGTACAAGAAACAAGTGGAAGCACTTATAGAAATGACTATAAATCTACTGGAGATGATGAAGGTCTTATTGAAAATGAGAATGATAAATATGTTCCAAGTAAAACTCCTATGTATGGTGCAAAAACACCTATGTACGGTTCACAAACACCAAATCCATTTGCATCAGATTCAGATATATGGAATCCACTTAACTCACCTAGACATCATACTATGAATTCAGAAGAAGATTATAATTCATTCTCATATAATGATGATTTAAATATTGCTTCTGTTGCTCCTCAAACTCCTGGAGCATTTATGAATGCAGGTACACCATATGGTGGTGTCCCAATGACTCCTGGAATTGGTATTGATGCAATGACACCAATGAATCGAAGTGgacaacaaaataattatgacGATATGATAAAAAGTGGGTGTTGGATAATCTTAGATTCATATGTTAAAGTAAAAGGAGGATATGGTAGTAATGATAGAATAGGAGTTGTTTGTGGTTTTGACGAAACAGGATGTAAAATAAGTTTCGAAGACGCTAATAAACATGAAACCATTGAATTTGTTGATTATGATATGATTCAACCTGTTGAACCTAAGAAACAAGACAAAtgtgtaattatttttggaGATTTACTGAAAGAAAAAGGAGTCGTCGATGACATTACTGATAAAGAAAAAGCACTAATTAGATTACAAAGGACAGGAAGACTTCATcttgaatatttaaagaatatttgtAAACTAGTATGA
- a CDS encoding Probable ATP-dependent RNA helicase kurz: MDRKRKQNNDDNVNIIDSSNDVEYEASHDISNSIILSSKSKKKKVTEPCISTKKLSRKKVEMQQKYKEKKLANLSKTKKKKLARVAARKEEKINLENLFSELQQYQSQSGNLSLITSSMDAKRKKDDTKFPSKVKSIDKDVLKKWENDNDREQKDFFETDSSSDDEDVEEEMKQFFNKLNQKKENQVIKEECNTDTSVEKNNSVTKEKIKPNEKEDLSPIVGPKIAVNRLDSIQAQRSSLPIFAEEQEIVESINDNMVTIICGETGSGKTTQIPQFLYEAGYTSKGHLIGITEPRRVAAMSMASRVGIELNDTDLSSYQIRFEGNRNIKTRILFMTDGVLMRELQQDIMLSKFSVIIIDEAHERSMYSDILIGILSRIVPLRSKKGFPLKLIIMSATLQLEDFMQKHLFPTIEPKIIKVETRQFPVTIHFEKNTPNDFCDATFKKVCQIHEKLPPGAILVFVSGQIDVERIIRKLKERYPISNKRRKFQTKNLKKVKDETNPDIDEFGVNDAACFDEHLDDEIISEKSTEIHPPPPDSQPLYCLPLYSLLSTEKQKRIFNPIPEKSRLCIVATNVAETSITIPNIKYVIDSGKEKRKEYDVITGVNRFVVTWCSQASANQRSGRAGRVQAGHAYRLYSSAVFQGFDKFSMPEILNKPTDQLVLHLKSMNIVKVINFPFVTKPEADQLEMSEQKLVKMGALSVELNGQVKEAKITKLGRTLAALPLSPEYGKMLIMANQKNLFNYAITLAAILSVREPLISLRSIKGKDNENTMTLIKQELVKRYKLCSSGQSKLLGDITLLLKLMGAALYGKWNQKECEKMGLRYKAFLEAKKMRKQLIKLVNTNSDGVIDGGEINVEDDLEPPSEIQCKQLRQILVSCLPERIARKVEGSDNLDQNDIPKGAYYCQKLEEYVFIDPSSMVYKSQPEYVLYQEIVQTSEKRLMTGCCVVDGEWISLLAPEYCSFYPFENKDSLNNKDEVEIYKYNEKLGTVVEQVKCFFSPHQWNLGVCERPLPVNIVLYKFFAYHILEGNVLKPLKNYKEYLLAQPSSLLKNWAKLQERTEAFINKLIEREVYQKSKLISLWKNGEREYLLEEYLMWLPESIHDKVALEWPPIEE; the protein is encoded by the exons ATGGACCGTAAACGAAAACAAAACAATGATgataatgttaatattattgattCTTCAAATGATGTTGAATATGAAGCTTCACATGATATATCAAATTCAATTATATTATCCTCAAAaagtaaaaagaaaaaggtAACAGAACCATGTATTTcaactaaaaaattatcacgAAAAAAAGTTGAAATGCAACAAAAATACAAAGAAAAGAAGTTGGCTAATTTATCTAAAACTAAGAAAAAAAAGCTAGCTAGGGTTGCTGCAagaaaagaagaaaaaataaatttagaaaatttatttagtgAGCTTCAGCAATACCAATCGCAAAGTGGTAATTTAAGTTTAATAACAAGTAGTATGGATGCAAAACGTAAAAAAGATGACACAAAATTTCCATCAAAAGTCAAATCCATTGATAAAgatgtattaaaaaagtgggaaaatgataatgataGGGAgcaaaaagatttttttgaAACTGATTCATCTTCTGATGATGAAGATGTCGAAGAGGAAatgaaacaattttttaataaacttaatcaaaagaaagaaaatCAAGTTATTAAAGAAGAATGTAATACTGATACATCTgtggaaaaaaataattctgtTACGAAAGAGAAAATTAAGCCCAATGAAAAGGAGGATTTATCACCAATTGTAGGACCAAAAATTGCAGTCAACAGACTAGACAGTATACAAGCCCAGAGATCAAGTTTACCTATTTTTGCAGAAGAACAAGAAATTGTTGAAtctataaatgataatatggTAACAATTATATGTGGTGAAACTGGTTCGGGTAAAACAACACAAATACCACAATTTTTGTATGAAGCTGGATACACATCTAAAGGTCATCTCATTGGTATTACTGAACCACGACGTGTTGCAGCCATGAGTATGGCATCAAGAGTTGGAATTGAATTAAATGATACGGATTTATCAAGTTATCAAATTAGATTTGAAGgtaatagaaatataaaaacaagaatattatttatgacCGATGGTGTTTTGATGCGTGAATTACAGCAAGATATTATGTTGTCAAAATTTTCAGTTATCATTATCGATGAGGCACATGAGCGTTCAATGTATTCAGATATCTTAATTGGTATTTTATCAAGAATTGTTCCGTTGCGATCAAAAAAAGGATttccattaaaattaataataatgtctGCAACATTACAATTAGAAGACTTCATGCAAAAACACCTTTTTCCAACAATAGaaccaaaaattattaaagttgAAACAAGACAATTTCCAGTAACAATTCATTTTGAAAAGAATACACCCAATGACTTTTGTGATGctacatttaaaaaagtttgcCAGATTCATGAAAAATTACCTCCAGGTGCAATATTAGTTTTTGTTAGTGGTCAAATTGATGTTGAAagaattattagaaaattgaAAGAACGTTATCCAATTAGTAATAAACGTAGAAAGTttcaaacaaaaaatttaaaaaaagttaaagacGAAACAAATCCTGACATTGACGAGTTTGGTGTTAATGATGCTGCATGTTTTGATGAACATTTAGATGATGAAATTATTTCAGAAAAAAGTACAGAAATTCATCCACCACCACCCGATTCTCAGCCACTATATTGTTTACCATTGTATTCATTATTGTCAACAGAAAAGCagaaaagaatttttaatccAATACCTGAAAAATCAAGACTTTGTATAGTAGCAACAAATGTTGCTGAAACATCTATAACTATTcctaatattaaatatgtaaTTGATTCtggaaaagaaaaaagaaaagaatatGATGTAATAACTGGTGTCAATCGTTTTGTTGTAACTTGGTGTTCTCAAGCTTCAGCAAATCAACGTTCTGGTAGGGCTGGACGTGTACAAGCAGGACATGCATATAGATTATACTCATCTGCTGTTTTTCAAGGTTTTGACAAATTTTCAATGCcagaaattttaaacaaaccTACAGATCAACTtgttttacatttaaaatcaATGAATATTGTTAAAGTGATAAATTTTCCATTTGTTACCAAACCAGAAGCTGATCAATTAGAAATGAGTGAACAAAAATTGGTTAAGATGGGTGCATTAAGTGTTGAATTGAATGGTCAAGTAAAAGAAgctaaaataacaaaattaggTAGAACATTAGCAGCACTTCCATTATCACCAGAATACggtaaaatgttaataatggCTAATCAAAAAAATCTGTTTAATTATGCTATAACATTAGCTGCAATACTAAGTGTAAGGGAACCCCTAATTTCATTAAGATCAATTAAAGGAAAAGACAATGAAAATACAATGACATTAATTAAACAGGAACTTGtcaaaagatataaattatgTAGTTCTGGACAATCAAAATTACTTGGAGATATTACATTACTACTAAAATTAATGGGAGCTGCATTATATGGAAAATGGAATCAAAAAGAATGTGAAAAAATGGGCTTAAGATACAAGGCTTTTTTGGAGGCAAAAAAAATGAGgaaacaattaataaaattggtAAATACAAATTCAGATGGAGTGATTGATGGTGGGGAAATAAATGTGGAAGATGATTTAGAGCCTCCATCTGAAATTCAATGTAAACAATTAAGACAGATTTTAGTTTCATGTTTACCAGAACGTATTGCACGGAAAGTGGAGGGAAGTGATAATCTGGATCAAAATGATATACCAAAAGGTGCATATTATTGCCAAAAACTTGAG gaatatgtttttattgaTCCATCTTCAATGGTTTATAAGTCTCAACCTGAATATGTATTGTATCAAGAAATTGTTCAAACAAGTGAGAAACGTCTAATGACAGGATGTTGTGTAGTTGATGGTGAATGGATTTCTCTTCTAGCTCCAGAATATTGTTCATTCTATCcttttgaaaataaagattCTTTGAACAATAAAGATGAAgtagaaatttataaatataatgaaaaactTGGAACTGTTGTTGAACAAGTTAAATGCTTTTTTTCACCTCATCAATGGAATCTTGGAGTTTGTGAACGTCCACTTCCTGTTAACATAgtgttatataaattttttgctTATCACATTCTTGAAGGAAATGTTTTAAAACCACTGAAAAATTACAAAGAATATTTGTTAGCTCAGCCTTCTAGTTTACTTAAAAACTGGGCAAAATTACAAGAAAGAACAGAAGcattcattaataaattaattgaaagagaagtttatcaaaaatcaaaattaataagTTTGTGGAAAAATGGTGAGAGAGAGTATTTGTTGgaagaatatttaatgtGGTTACCTGAATCTATTCATGATAAAGTTGCATTGGAATGGCCACCTATTGAAGAATAA